A stretch of Triticum aestivum cultivar Chinese Spring chromosome 1D, IWGSC CS RefSeq v2.1, whole genome shotgun sequence DNA encodes these proteins:
- the LOC123181257 gene encoding uncharacterized protein, giving the protein MAGSTAVLAAILLIDLVAFGLAIGAEQSRPSASLETDARKEWTYCVYRPDAATGMAGAALALLLVGQAVAAVASRCFCCGAALRPGGARGCALMLFLSSWLTFLIAEACLLAGLVQSAYHTGYRTVIFENPPDCETVRRGTFGAGAAFALITGVLTGFYYYNFSKARVAYQRPEAAIGMSRYS; this is encoded by the exons ATGGCCGGCTCCACCGCGGTGCTGGCCGCCATCCTGCTCATCGACCTCGTCGCCTTCGGCCTCGCCATCGGCGCCGAGCAGAGCCGCCCCTCG GCGAGCCTGGAGACGGACGCGAGGAAGGAGTGGACATACTGCGTGTACCGCCCGGACGCGGCCACCGGGATGGCCGGCGCCGCGCTCGCCCTGCTGCTCGTCGGCCAGGCGGTGGCCGCCGTCGCCAGTCGCTGCTTCTGCTGTGGCGCCGCGCTCCGCCCCGGCGGCGCCCGCGGCTGCGCCCTCATGCTCTTCCTCTCCTCCTG GCTGACATTTCTCATTGCGGAGGCGTGCTTGCTGGCTGGGCTGGTGCAGTCCGCCTACCACACCGGCTACCGCACAGTGATATTTGAGAACCCACCGGACTGCGAGACGGTGCGTCGAGGCACATTTGGGGCCGGCGCGGCCTTTGCCTTGATCACCGGTGTGCTCACCGGGTTCTACTACTACAACTTCTCCAAGGCGCGGGTGGCCTACCAACGGCCGGAGGCTGCCATCGGCATGAGCCGGTATAGCTGA